A genomic window from Thermodesulfobacteriota bacterium includes:
- a CDS encoding integrase produces the protein MSPRSKREYTEAIHLRYKNATRHEKTIILDEFCATCRCHRKHAIRVLKGFKRFTKPKAKKRGKPPVYQNEAIRKPLKEIWLKANLPCSKRLKVILPIWPPGYVQLFGELSPDVTNALLKISPPTIDRLLKPIRIHYTKRGRS, from the coding sequence AGTATACAGAGGCGATCCATTTGCGGTATAAAAATGCCACCCGTCATGAAAAAACCATCATCCTGGATGAATTCTGTGCCACCTGCCGATGTCACCGCAAACATGCTATCAGAGTTCTCAAGGGGTTCAAACGCTTTACAAAACCCAAGGCAAAGAAAAGAGGGAAGCCACCCGTTTATCAGAATGAGGCCATCCGTAAACCCCTCAAAGAAATCTGGCTTAAAGCGAACCTCCCCTGCTCAAAACGCCTCAAAGTCATATTGCCGATCTGGCCTCCCGGATATGTTCAACTCTTCGGAGAACTCTCCCCGGATGTAACCAATGCCTTGCTGAAAATCTCCCCGCCAACAATAGACAGGCTTCTAAAACCTATCCGAATCCATTACACAAAACGGGGTCGGAGT